In Ignavibacteriales bacterium, the following proteins share a genomic window:
- a CDS encoding DNA alkylation repair protein, translated as MELEQVLKWIKSNANPKAVEGMARFAISSPIIYGVTINKLRPFAKLIGKNHRLSLELWKTKIHEARLLATMIDEPDKVTEKQMEKWVKEFKSWDICDQCCSNLFDKTSFAYQKAFEWSEREEEFVKRAGFVLMATLSIHNKKDDDKEFEKFFPIIIREATDERNFVRKAVNWALRQIGKRSVFLNQKAIEVANQILTIDSKSAKWIAKDALKELTNEKILRRIFARK; from the coding sequence ATGGAATTAGAACAAGTTTTAAAATGGATTAAGAGCAACGCCAATCCAAAAGCAGTTGAAGGAATGGCACGATTTGCAATCAGTTCGCCAATCATTTATGGGGTTACAATTAATAAACTGAGACCGTTTGCAAAACTGATTGGTAAGAATCATCGTCTTTCTTTAGAATTATGGAAGACTAAAATTCACGAAGCCCGCTTGCTTGCTACAATGATAGATGAGCCGGATAAGGTTACTGAAAAGCAAATGGAAAAGTGGGTAAAAGAATTCAAGTCGTGGGATATTTGCGACCAATGCTGCAGCAACTTATTTGATAAAACCAGCTTTGCTTATCAAAAAGCATTTGAATGGAGTGAAAGAGAAGAAGAATTTGTAAAACGTGCAGGGTTTGTTTTGATGGCTACACTCTCTATTCACAATAAAAAGGATGATGACAAGGAATTTGAAAAATTTTTCCCGATTATAATAAGAGAGGCAACAGACGAAAGAAATTTTGTTAGGAAAGCCGTTAATTGGGCATTGCGTCAAATAGGAAAGCGCAGCGTTTTTCTTAATCAAAAAGCAATAGAAGTTGCTAATCAAATACTTACAATTGATTCCAAATCCGCAAAGTGGATTGCAAAAGATGCATTAAAAGAATTGACAAATGAAAAAATTTTGCGTAGGATTTTCGCCAGGAAATAA
- a CDS encoding YbhB/YbcL family Raf kinase inhibitor-like protein yields the protein MEIKVTSSAFKEGEMIPSKYTCDGKNVSPPITWRTEAKGIKSFSLISDDPDAPSGDWVHWVVFNIPPSIFALREETSANRNLPDEALMGTNNFHTITYGGPCPPSGIHHYYFKIYALDVVLHLKAGATKNELLDAMKGHILAQGQLMGKYKRQKQQKE from the coding sequence ATGGAAATCAAAGTTACAAGTTCTGCCTTCAAAGAAGGAGAGATGATTCCATCCAAATATACTTGCGATGGAAAAAATGTATCTCCTCCTATTACTTGGCGGACAGAAGCAAAAGGAATAAAATCCTTTTCCTTGATATCTGATGATCCGGATGCACCTTCGGGCGACTGGGTCCATTGGGTGGTTTTTAATATTCCACCAAGTATATTCGCGTTAAGAGAAGAAACAAGTGCAAACCGAAATTTACCAGACGAAGCACTGATGGGCACCAATAATTTTCACACGATAACTTACGGTGGTCCCTGTCCTCCTTCCGGTATTCATCATTATTACTTTAAAATCTATGCGCTCGATGTAGTTCTTCATCTTAAAGCCGGTGCAACTAAAAATGAACTTCTTGATGCAATGAAAGGTCACATTCTTGCGCAAGGACAGTTGATGGGTAAATATAAACGACAGAAACAGCAAAAAGAATAA
- a CDS encoding HAMP domain-containing sensor histidine kinase yields METNIQNNKLELLGKLAATLSHEIRNPLSVLKLNLHYLKTYIENLNEENVELITTCEISLDRITNLVENILEFSRRPVDDLEVISLKEIIDQALIVLNPIIMRQSISIIKEFEENTNPLRLNRNKILQVVLNLLSNAIEASTRGSKIILCTYRIEMNGSSYVIVEFQDFGVGISDSDKEKIFQEFFTKKVQGTGLGLSVCKTILKEFNAEIYFESMLGSGTKFFLKFPLDDNR; encoded by the coding sequence TTGGAAACAAATATTCAAAATAATAAATTAGAATTATTGGGTAAATTAGCCGCAACGCTTTCGCACGAAATTAGAAATCCGCTTTCTGTACTTAAACTAAATCTGCATTATCTTAAAACATATATCGAAAATCTTAATGAAGAAAATGTTGAGTTGATAACTACTTGTGAAATTTCACTTGATAGAATTACAAACCTGGTAGAAAACATTCTGGAATTTTCTAGACGCCCGGTTGATGACCTCGAAGTAATTTCATTAAAAGAAATAATTGATCAGGCACTGATAGTTCTCAATCCAATTATTATGCGTCAATCAATAAGTATAATAAAAGAATTTGAAGAAAATACTAATCCACTTCGATTAAACAGGAATAAAATTTTGCAGGTTGTTTTGAACTTGCTTTCCAACGCAATTGAGGCAAGTACCAGGGGAAGCAAAATAATTTTATGCACATACAGAATAGAAATGAATGGAAGCAGTTATGTCATTGTAGAGTTTCAGGATTTTGGTGTTGGAATTTCTGATTCAGATAAAGAAAAAATATTTCAGGAATTTTTTACTAAAAAGGTACAGGGTACCGGTTTAGGGCTTAGTGTTTGCAAAACAATTCTTAAGGAATTTAATGCTGAAATTTACTTTGAATCAATGCTTGGCTCAGGAACTAAATTCTTTTTAAAATTTCCTTTAGATGATAATAGGTAA
- a CDS encoding sigma-54 dependent transcriptional regulator yields MNYRILIVDDDDLFSVALKRILEKMNYDVQICLDASRTFNIVESFEPDLILLDIYLTTHDGIEILKELQKAHSQIPVIMITGYSDVKIAVKAMKLGAYDFLLKPIDLDQLNSALAKIISHIDLKNEVMMFRTILSSEQEIKKEFFGKSRSISKVIHSVEKLAASDNTTILLEGESGTGKEVFAQFIHQKSPRNSRVFIPVNCATITKELAESELFGHERGAFTGAAQKTKLGKFELANGGTILLDEIGELNLDLQVKLLRVLQEKKFYRLGGEKEISVDVRILAATNRNLEEEVQKGNFREDLFYRLNVARIIIPPLRERREDIPILVYSFMNEFSQKFSKKITGIEGGALEFLQNQYWKGNVRELRNAMERAILMMDDGELKLVQFNFLTEEGKGKGRDEDKFVLKIPRQGVSIDSVIKFLILQTLDITKGNQVRAAKVLGLSRSKLRYRMTQLGIEVTKKVS; encoded by the coding sequence ATGAATTATCGTATTCTAATAGTTGATGATGACGATCTTTTTTCTGTTGCGCTAAAGCGAATCTTAGAAAAGATGAATTATGATGTACAAATTTGTCTGGATGCCAGCAGAACTTTTAACATCGTGGAATCTTTTGAACCGGATTTAATATTATTAGATATTTATCTTACTACGCACGATGGAATAGAAATATTAAAGGAACTTCAAAAAGCTCACTCTCAAATTCCGGTAATTATGATAACTGGTTACTCCGATGTTAAAATAGCAGTTAAAGCAATGAAGCTTGGTGCATACGATTTTCTGCTTAAACCTATCGATCTGGATCAGTTGAACAGTGCGCTCGCAAAAATAATTTCGCATATCGATCTTAAAAATGAAGTAATGATGTTCCGGACAATACTTTCATCGGAACAAGAAATTAAAAAAGAATTCTTTGGCAAAAGCAGAAGTATCTCAAAAGTAATTCATTCAGTGGAAAAGTTGGCTGCGAGTGATAATACCACCATCCTTCTTGAAGGTGAAAGCGGGACCGGTAAAGAAGTGTTTGCCCAATTCATTCATCAAAAAAGTCCGCGTAACAGCCGTGTATTTATTCCTGTAAACTGTGCTACCATTACCAAGGAACTTGCTGAAAGTGAATTATTTGGACACGAGAGAGGAGCGTTCACCGGTGCAGCACAAAAAACAAAACTTGGTAAGTTCGAACTTGCAAACGGAGGAACAATTTTACTTGATGAAATTGGCGAGCTTAACTTAGATCTTCAGGTAAAGCTGCTTAGAGTATTACAGGAAAAAAAATTTTACAGGCTTGGTGGCGAAAAGGAGATATCAGTTGATGTAAGAATACTTGCTGCTACAAATAGAAATTTAGAAGAAGAAGTTCAGAAAGGAAATTTTAGAGAAGATTTATTTTACAGGTTAAATGTTGCCCGCATAATTATTCCTCCATTGAGAGAAAGAAGGGAGGATATACCAATCCTTGTTTATTCTTTTATGAATGAATTTTCCCAAAAGTTTTCTAAAAAAATTACAGGCATCGAAGGTGGCGCGCTGGAATTCCTTCAGAATCAGTACTGGAAAGGTAATGTGCGCGAGCTAAGAAACGCTATGGAAAGAGCAATTTTAATGATGGATGATGGGGAATTGAAACTTGTACAATTTAATTTCTTAACAGAAGAAGGGAAAGGGAAAGGAAGAGACGAAGATAAATTTGTGCTTAAAATTCCAAGACAAGGTGTTTCAATTGATTCAGTAATTAAATTCTTAATTCTTCAAACACTCGACATTACAAAGGGTAATCAGGTAAGAGCAGCAAAAGTGCTTGGGCTTTCGCGTTCAAAATTACGATACCGGATGACACAGCTTGGAATTGAGGTTACTAAAAAAGTTAGTTGA
- a CDS encoding HEAT repeat domain-containing protein, which translates to MQEVMDTYQDDILRLNSDDPATRREAAEKYLTEDLPDELAKLLCTKMSDEDKGFRDVVGFALTFSNNPQIPVFLVPYISSPDISVRNLAGEILIKRGSGSIDALLRYLKEGDDDDKKFIIDILGLIGDSAPADVIQNLLHESPNENVILACIEALGNIQRLEALDDIMSFYDKNELFRPTVIEAIGKVGENKSLEFILDKYNLADDLTKFSMLEILGRIGDETTFFFLLAELGNITAPLTWAAITSIKNLKEKLSLDVPYDESTKNAILSTLHHGEIDYQRAASALLTFFKDKDILAASFKIYGFDPEIDENIKANFFINKKIFFSEIINYIKPNSVNLKQLLDLIKQMTDIDGDEFGKLSQLEQHNFCSSLADLLSHSDEEVRRISMELIFALDESTAFIFIDLLCSDSNVWNKMKLLDILENIFNEEANKALKTLINDEEEMVKERAIMALNQRRILN; encoded by the coding sequence ATGCAAGAAGTAATGGACACTTATCAAGACGATATATTGAGGCTAAATTCTGATGATCCGGCTACACGCCGGGAAGCCGCTGAAAAGTATTTGACGGAAGATTTGCCCGATGAATTAGCAAAGCTGTTATGTACAAAAATGTCTGATGAAGATAAAGGATTTAGAGACGTTGTTGGTTTTGCTTTAACATTCAGCAACAATCCGCAAATCCCCGTGTTCTTAGTTCCTTATATCTCGTCTCCGGATATTTCCGTAAGAAATCTTGCCGGGGAAATTCTTATAAAAAGAGGAAGCGGTTCTATAGATGCATTACTGCGATATCTTAAAGAAGGTGATGATGATGACAAAAAATTTATTATAGATATTTTGGGTTTGATTGGTGACTCCGCCCCAGCCGATGTAATACAAAATCTTTTACACGAATCCCCGAACGAAAATGTTATATTAGCCTGCATTGAAGCACTTGGTAACATCCAAAGGTTGGAAGCGCTTGATGATATTATGTCGTTCTATGATAAAAATGAATTGTTCCGCCCAACAGTTATTGAGGCAATAGGTAAAGTTGGTGAAAATAAATCGTTAGAATTTATTTTAGATAAATATAATTTAGCTGATGATCTGACCAAATTTTCTATGCTGGAAATATTAGGAAGAATTGGTGATGAAACTACTTTCTTTTTCCTTTTAGCTGAACTTGGTAACATTACTGCACCGCTTACCTGGGCTGCAATAACATCCATTAAAAATTTAAAAGAAAAGCTTTCGCTTGATGTTCCTTATGATGAATCCACAAAGAATGCAATTTTAAGCACACTTCATCATGGGGAAATTGATTATCAGCGAGCCGCATCCGCCCTACTAACTTTTTTTAAGGACAAAGATATTCTTGCTGCAAGTTTTAAAATCTATGGTTTCGATCCGGAAATTGATGAGAATATAAAAGCGAACTTCTTTATTAATAAAAAAATTTTCTTCTCGGAAATTATCAACTATATAAAACCAAATTCAGTAAATCTAAAACAACTGCTCGATCTTATTAAACAAATGACTGATATAGATGGTGATGAGTTTGGAAAATTATCTCAATTAGAACAACATAATTTTTGCTCTTCATTAGCCGATCTTCTTTCCCATTCGGATGAAGAAGTAAGAAGAATTTCGATGGAACTGATTTTTGCTCTGGACGAATCCACGGCATTTATCTTTATAGATCTCTTATGTTCAGATAGCAATGTATGGAATAAGATGAAACTGTTGGATATTCTGGAAAATATTTTTAATGAAGAAGCCAATAAGGCGCTTAAAACTTTGATTAACGATGAAGAAGAAATGGTGAAAGAAAGAGCCATAATGGCATTAAATCAAAGAAGGATTTTAAATTAA
- a CDS encoding protein-glutamate O-methyltransferase CheR, producing MLNQYNAAPVPNNVYPNFKLKNDNVLSDKSFEEWRQYIYSLCGIYFQDNKKYLLESRLQKRMTHIGIEDFEKYLEYLKFGTNRMNEQKYMFEAITINETYFFRNQPQLDALVSNIVPDIYSFKSKISNNKIRIWSAASSSGEEAYSIAVVLNELIKPKYPSLEFEIVGTDINNAVVETAKKGIYRDYSIRNAPAYYLKKYFKSNNGYFEFDPTLKQRVSFKIVNLLDDIAMRAMANFDVIFCANVLIYFDLRAKIKVISKLYDSLNKNGYLFIGYSETLHGVSKAFKLVSYPKTIGYKKE from the coding sequence ATGTTAAACCAGTATAACGCCGCGCCTGTACCCAATAACGTTTATCCCAACTTTAAGTTGAAAAATGATAATGTTCTTTCAGACAAATCGTTTGAAGAATGGCGGCAATACATCTACAGTTTATGTGGAATTTATTTTCAAGACAATAAAAAATATTTGCTTGAAAGCAGACTGCAGAAAAGGATGACGCATATTGGGATAGAAGATTTTGAGAAGTACCTTGAATATTTGAAGTTTGGTACTAATAGAATGAACGAACAGAAATATATGTTCGAGGCAATAACTATAAATGAAACTTACTTTTTCCGGAACCAACCACAGTTAGATGCACTTGTTTCTAACATTGTACCGGATATTTATTCTTTCAAATCGAAGATTTCTAATAATAAAATTAGAATCTGGAGCGCAGCAAGTTCATCTGGTGAAGAAGCATATTCCATTGCCGTAGTTCTAAATGAACTGATTAAACCTAAATATCCATCTTTGGAATTTGAGATTGTTGGTACCGATATAAATAATGCAGTTGTTGAAACAGCAAAGAAAGGTATTTACAGAGATTATTCAATAAGGAATGCCCCGGCATATTATCTTAAAAAATATTTTAAATCAAATAACGGTTATTTTGAATTTGATCCTACCCTGAAACAGAGAGTAAGCTTTAAGATTGTGAACCTGTTAGATGATATAGCAATGAGAGCAATGGCAAATTTTGATGTTATCTTCTGCGCAAATGTACTTATATATTTCGATCTGAGAGCCAAAATTAAGGTAATATCTAAGTTGTATGATTCATTAAACAAAAACGGATATTTGTTTATTGGTTATTCAGAAACCTTACACGGAGTATCTAAAGCGTTTAAATTGGTTAGTTATCCTAAAACAATAGGTTATAAAAAGGAGTAG
- a CDS encoding response regulator: MKKVILIADDSPTIRKFVSVALSIRGFEVVSASDGMEAVEKLPLQNIDLVITDLNMPNIDGYELIKTIRQDVRYKETPIIILSSLSKSAEIEKGLASGANSYLIKPFDPKRIQYEVAKYLN, translated from the coding sequence ATGAAAAAGGTGATACTCATCGCCGACGATTCACCTACGATAAGAAAATTCGTAAGTGTAGCTTTAAGCATTAGAGGATTTGAGGTTGTTTCAGCTTCCGACGGAATGGAAGCGGTTGAAAAGCTTCCTCTGCAAAACATCGATCTTGTAATAACAGATTTGAATATGCCGAACATCGATGGTTATGAATTAATTAAAACAATTCGGCAAGACGTAAGATATAAGGAAACACCAATTATTATTCTTTCTTCACTTTCTAAAAGTGCAGAAATAGAAAAAGGATTGGCGTCCGGTGCAAACTCGTATCTTATTAAACCATTCGATCCTAAAAGAATTCAATATGAAGTTGCCAAATACTTGAATTAG
- a CDS encoding response regulator gives MSIKFLVVDDSVTMRRIVTNSLKTLGYDSFIEACDGREAIGKLAVERDINFVITDWNMPVLSGLELTKSIRSDPATEKIPILMVTTRGVKEDIIEALQARVSNYIVKPFTPQILKEKIDQILAAI, from the coding sequence ATGTCCATTAAATTTTTAGTAGTAGATGACTCAGTTACAATGCGCAGGATAGTAACAAACTCACTTAAAACACTTGGGTACGATAGTTTTATAGAAGCCTGCGACGGTAGAGAAGCAATTGGTAAACTGGCGGTAGAACGCGATATAAATTTTGTTATTACTGATTGGAATATGCCGGTATTAAGCGGGCTGGAATTAACCAAGTCAATACGCAGCGATCCTGCCACAGAAAAAATTCCTATTCTTATGGTAACAACCCGCGGTGTTAAAGAAGATATAATTGAAGCTTTACAGGCGCGGGTTTCCAATTACATTGTTAAACCATTTACACCACAGATTCTTAAAGAAAAGATTGATCAAATTTTAGCGGCAATCTGA